One window from the genome of Tolypothrix sp. NIES-4075 encodes:
- the recN gene encoding DNA repair protein RecN, with the protein MLLCLRIENFALVDQLELDFGAGLNVLTGETGAGKSIILDAIDAALGGKVSSRLIRTGTSRAMVEATFTSNSAFAAWLSEQEIDSIDDNCVVISREITATSGNIRSRSRVNGVLVNRQLMTGLRDRLVEITAQGQTVQVGQSAQVRDWLDLYGGEKLMQQRQVVTTAFTAYQIAHQQTEKRRTSERERLQQFDLLTYQVQELGTANLSEPDELEQLEQEQQRLNHVVDLQQMSYKVYQALYQNDNEALTVGDLLADSEAALNHMVEYDSQLQSLLDLVRDAQTAVVEVARQINTYGEGLEADPQRLEEVEERIRELKQICRKYGPTLTEAIAYYQRIQSELAELNDSEQSIESLEQQEKICLERLTQVSGQLTELRRTAAAALESRLLNELKPLAMEKVKFKVQIMLTPPTPVGADKITFMFSPNPGEPLQPLTEIASGGEMSRFLLALKSCFSLADSAGTMVFDEIDVGVSGRVAQAIAEKLHQLSQHQQVLCVTHQPLVAAMADRHFRVDKQTINNNGNDQVRTVVRVTSLDNITTRRDELAQLAGGKSANEAIAFAESLLLQAANHRQKNIKNST; encoded by the coding sequence ATGTTACTCTGTCTGAGAATAGAAAATTTTGCCTTAGTTGACCAATTAGAATTAGACTTTGGCGCTGGACTAAATGTATTAACAGGTGAAACTGGCGCGGGAAAGTCGATTATCCTGGATGCGATTGATGCGGCTTTAGGGGGTAAGGTCTCTAGTAGGCTGATTCGCACTGGTACAAGTCGAGCGATGGTAGAAGCTACTTTCACGTCTAATTCTGCTTTTGCTGCTTGGTTGAGCGAACAAGAAATTGATTCAATAGATGATAACTGTGTAGTTATTAGCCGAGAAATCACTGCGACATCAGGAAATATCCGCAGTCGATCGCGTGTAAATGGGGTGTTGGTAAATCGACAATTGATGACGGGGTTACGCGATCGCTTGGTGGAAATTACCGCTCAAGGTCAAACTGTACAAGTAGGACAATCTGCTCAAGTTCGTGACTGGTTGGATCTTTACGGTGGAGAAAAGTTGATGCAACAGCGTCAAGTTGTGACAACTGCTTTTACAGCTTACCAAATCGCGCATCAACAAACTGAAAAACGCCGCACTTCCGAACGGGAACGTTTACAACAATTCGATTTACTAACTTATCAAGTTCAAGAATTGGGAACGGCAAATTTATCTGAACCTGATGAATTGGAACAATTAGAACAAGAACAGCAGCGCTTGAATCATGTAGTTGATTTGCAACAAATGAGCTACAAAGTTTATCAAGCTTTGTACCAAAACGATAATGAAGCTTTAACTGTTGGCGATTTACTCGCAGACAGCGAAGCAGCATTAAATCATATGGTAGAATACGATTCGCAGTTACAATCGCTGTTAGATTTGGTGAGAGATGCTCAAACTGCGGTGGTAGAAGTAGCGCGACAAATTAACACTTATGGCGAAGGTTTAGAAGCAGATCCGCAACGATTAGAAGAAGTAGAAGAACGAATTCGCGAGTTGAAGCAAATTTGCCGCAAATATGGACCGACACTTACCGAAGCGATCGCTTACTATCAGCGCATCCAATCAGAATTAGCTGAACTTAACGACAGCGAACAATCTATCGAAAGTTTAGAACAGCAAGAAAAAATTTGTTTAGAAAGACTTACCCAAGTTTCTGGGCAATTAACTGAATTACGTCGCACAGCAGCAGCAGCTTTAGAATCACGATTGCTAAATGAACTCAAACCTTTAGCGATGGAAAAGGTAAAATTTAAAGTTCAGATAATGCTGACTCCTCCCACCCCAGTTGGAGCGGACAAAATCACCTTTATGTTTAGTCCGAATCCGGGAGAACCGCTGCAACCTTTAACAGAAATTGCTTCTGGTGGAGAAATGAGTCGTTTTTTATTAGCGTTGAAATCTTGTTTTTCTCTAGCTGATAGTGCGGGAACAATGGTATTTGATGAAATTGATGTTGGGGTTTCTGGCAGAGTAGCACAAGCGATCGCCGAAAAATTACATCAACTGAGCCAACATCAGCAAGTATTGTGTGTTACCCACCAACCTTTAGTAGCAGCAATGGCAGATCGTCATTTCCGCGTAGATAAGCAAACCATCAATAATAACGGTAACGATCAAGTGCGGACAGTCGTGCGTGTCACCAGCCTAGATAATATTACCACCCGCCGCGATGAACTCGCACAATTAGCCGGTGGTAAATCAGCAAATGAAGCGATCGCTTTTGCCGAATCTCTCTTATTACAAGCTGCCAACCACCGTCAAAAAAATATTAAAAATTCAACGTAG
- a CDS encoding carbohydrate ABC transporter permease, with protein sequence MSKQSWNFKYTDFFSLGVLILGAFLVVLPCVVVFVTSFAPSGASVEILPNRLSLANYREAWERGNFLLAFANSTLVAVAVTAFQIVTSALAGYALARLKFRGKQALLLIILATLVIPFQLLVIPIFLVLKWGHLINTYAALILPTAVNGFGIFLLRQYFQTIPVELEEAAAIDGANRLEILWRVMLPLARPALVTLFLFTFIGEWNDLFKPLVFTTRPELRTVQLALAEFQEQFTNNWSLMMAAVAIATLPVMVLFLIGQRQFIQGIATTGIKN encoded by the coding sequence ATGTCAAAACAAAGTTGGAATTTTAAATATACCGATTTTTTCAGCCTGGGAGTGCTTATATTAGGGGCTTTTCTCGTTGTTTTGCCGTGTGTGGTTGTCTTTGTTACATCCTTTGCTCCTTCTGGCGCATCTGTAGAAATTTTACCGAATAGGTTATCTTTAGCCAATTACCGCGAGGCTTGGGAACGAGGTAATTTTTTGCTGGCGTTTGCTAATTCTACCTTGGTGGCAGTAGCTGTGACGGCGTTTCAAATTGTGACTTCGGCGTTAGCGGGTTACGCTTTAGCCCGGTTAAAATTTCGAGGTAAGCAAGCATTGCTGCTAATTATCTTGGCAACGTTGGTGATACCCTTTCAGTTATTGGTGATTCCGATTTTTTTGGTGTTGAAGTGGGGACACTTGATAAACACTTACGCAGCGCTGATTTTACCAACTGCGGTTAATGGCTTTGGGATTTTTCTGTTACGTCAATATTTCCAAACAATTCCTGTAGAGTTGGAAGAAGCAGCAGCAATAGATGGGGCAAACCGATTAGAAATTTTGTGGCGGGTGATGTTACCTTTAGCGCGTCCGGCTCTGGTAACATTATTTTTGTTCACGTTTATCGGTGAATGGAACGATTTATTTAAGCCTTTGGTGTTTACGACACGCCCGGAATTAAGAACGGTGCAACTTGCTTTGGCTGAGTTTCAAGAGCAATTTACGAATAATTGGTCTTTGATGATGGCGGCGGTGGCGATCGCCACTCTACCTGTGATGGTATTATTTTTAATTGGGCAGCGTCAGTTCATCCAAGGTATTGCGACAACCGGGATAAAGAATTAA
- a CDS encoding serine/threonine-protein kinase, which yields MLGNTLVGRYQIIKHLGGGGFGETFVACDTQLPGLPQCVVKKLKPQSNDPVSLQTARRLFDTEAQVLYKLGTHDRIPQLLAYFEENKEFYLVQEFIEGHDLSQELTSQKITQAEVISFLEEILEILEFVHRQKVIHRDVNPRNILRRKLDNKLILIDFGAVKEITTQVINPQLKTKSTVAIGTPGYIPGEQAQGSPKYSSDIYAVGIIAIQALTGLSSEQIEKDVETNEIVWQNNISIIPDLANFIDKMVRYDFRQRYASATLALQALKDLNKPQSKTVTLNFSPIKNQISKVKQKRKGIFIKYLIGLSLIGVSIGAYLAIVHKINSQNAIDLYNQANTLYDLQRYQDALSVYEQAVDIKPKYAQGWNGQGKTLYELKQYKEALTAYDKAIQIKPDYLDAWSGRGFVLDKLQRYNEAIASFDKALQLEKNHSDIWNAKGEALSNLTQYDKAIKAYDKAIELKADYYEAWYHKGLALQNLKRYEEAITAFDKAVELKPDYSLAWYNRGNALVNLQRYQEAFTAYDKAVQYKDNYYQAWLSRGNMLINLQRYLEAIESFNQVIKYNRNSYQAWLNRGWALHKMQRYDDAVISYNKAIEIKRNDYQAWYNLGNSLFNLKKYQEAIASYNKAVRYKADAYETWYSRGNALYSLKRYQDALASYEQAIKFKPDYKEAIDARNLTQSILQAEKSKLPVIPNF from the coding sequence ATGCTGGGAAACACACTTGTTGGACGATACCAAATTATTAAACATTTGGGAGGTGGTGGTTTTGGGGAAACGTTTGTTGCTTGTGATACTCAATTACCAGGTTTACCTCAATGTGTTGTCAAGAAACTCAAACCTCAGTCGAATGACCCGGTATCTTTGCAAACAGCTAGACGTTTATTCGATACGGAAGCTCAAGTTCTCTATAAGTTGGGTACACACGATCGCATTCCCCAACTTTTGGCTTACTTTGAGGAAAATAAAGAATTCTATCTCGTTCAAGAATTTATCGAAGGTCATGACCTTAGTCAAGAGTTAACATCACAAAAAATCACTCAAGCGGAAGTTATTTCTTTTTTAGAAGAAATATTAGAAATTTTAGAATTTGTCCATCGACAAAAAGTTATTCATCGCGATGTTAATCCACGAAATATACTCAGACGAAAGCTAGATAATAAGTTAATTTTAATCGACTTTGGAGCAGTTAAAGAAATTACTACCCAAGTAATTAATCCGCAACTGAAAACCAAATCTACAGTTGCGATCGGAACTCCCGGATATATCCCTGGTGAACAAGCTCAAGGTAGTCCCAAATATAGTAGTGATATTTATGCTGTGGGGATAATTGCTATTCAAGCATTAACAGGTTTATCATCCGAGCAAATTGAAAAAGATGTAGAAACAAATGAAATTGTCTGGCAAAATAATATTTCGATAATACCAGACTTAGCAAATTTTATCGATAAAATGGTGCGTTATGACTTTCGACAACGCTATGCTTCGGCAACTTTAGCGTTACAAGCACTGAAAGATTTAAATAAGCCACAATCTAAAACAGTTACATTAAATTTCTCTCCGATAAAAAATCAAATAAGTAAAGTCAAGCAAAAACGAAAAGGTATATTTATAAAATATTTAATTGGTTTAAGTTTAATCGGGGTAAGTATTGGAGCTTATCTAGCGATTGTTCATAAAATTAATTCCCAGAATGCGATTGATCTGTACAATCAAGCAAATACGCTTTATGATTTGCAACGCTATCAAGATGCTTTATCTGTGTATGAACAAGCAGTTGATATTAAACCAAAATATGCTCAAGGATGGAATGGTCAAGGGAAAACTCTGTATGAGTTAAAGCAATATAAAGAAGCTTTGACAGCATATGATAAGGCAATTCAAATTAAACCTGATTATTTAGATGCTTGGAGTGGACGAGGTTTTGTTTTAGATAAGTTGCAGCGTTACAATGAAGCGATCGCTTCTTTTGATAAAGCTTTACAATTAGAAAAAAATCACTCAGACATCTGGAATGCTAAAGGTGAGGCTTTAAGTAATTTAACACAATACGACAAGGCTATTAAAGCTTATGATAAAGCGATTGAATTAAAAGCAGATTATTACGAAGCTTGGTATCATAAGGGTTTGGCTTTGCAAAATTTAAAACGATATGAAGAGGCAATTACTGCATTCGACAAAGCTGTAGAATTAAAACCAGATTATTCGCTAGCTTGGTATAATCGCGGCAATGCGCTAGTTAATTTACAACGCTATCAAGAAGCATTTACAGCTTATGATAAAGCTGTACAATATAAAGATAATTATTACCAAGCTTGGTTGTCTAGAGGCAATATGCTGATAAATTTGCAACGCTATCTAGAAGCAATTGAATCTTTCAACCAAGTTATTAAATACAATCGCAACAGCTATCAAGCGTGGTTGAATCGTGGTTGGGCACTGCATAAAATGCAACGTTATGATGATGCTGTTATATCTTATAATAAAGCGATAGAAATTAAACGCAACGATTATCAAGCTTGGTACAATCTGGGAAATTCGCTATTTAATTTAAAGAAATACCAAGAAGCGATCGCATCTTATAATAAAGCAGTTCGTTACAAAGCAGATGCTTACGAAACTTGGTATAGTCGAGGCAATGCGTTATATAGTTTGAAACGATATCAAGATGCACTAGCTTCATATGAGCAAGCCATTAAGTTTAAGCCAGATTATAAGGAAGCTATAGATGCTCGTAATCTAACCCAAAGTATACTGCAAGCGGAGAAATCTAAACTTCCAGTTATTCCTAATTTTTAA
- a CDS encoding Uma2 family endonuclease, translating into MSEIILAESSVALPPTQADLISDDGIPMETQRHKVQMDMLIDTLFFWLASRDDGYVGGNMFVYYSLAQVKNQDFRGPDFFVALGVPKKERLCWVVWEEGKGPDVVIELLSDSTAAQDKNEKKLIYQNLLRVSEYFWFDPFNADDCAGFFLNRGVYQPIPANAQNQLVSQSLGLALVRWQGTYKGIDATWLRWATLDGQLLPNAEEIADSEHQRAEQEHQRAEQEHQRAEQEHQRAEQAQSQIRQIAVNLLQQKMGIEQVAQLTGLSESEIEQLG; encoded by the coding sequence ATGTCAGAAATTATCTTAGCTGAATCTAGCGTGGCACTGCCCCCAACGCAAGCAGACCTGATAAGCGACGACGGTATCCCAATGGAAACTCAACGGCACAAAGTCCAAATGGACATGCTTATTGATACCTTATTTTTTTGGTTAGCGAGTCGTGATGATGGCTATGTCGGGGGCAATATGTTTGTCTACTACAGCTTGGCACAAGTTAAAAACCAAGATTTCCGAGGACCCGACTTCTTTGTAGCATTGGGAGTACCGAAAAAAGAACGTCTTTGTTGGGTTGTCTGGGAAGAAGGAAAAGGACCTGATGTAGTAATTGAGTTGCTATCTGACAGCACCGCTGCCCAAGACAAAAATGAGAAAAAGCTAATTTATCAAAATTTGTTACGTGTCTCTGAATATTTCTGGTTTGACCCCTTTAATGCTGATGATTGTGCCGGGTTTTTTCTCAATCGCGGAGTTTATCAACCCATTCCAGCAAATGCCCAAAATCAGCTTGTGAGTCAATCATTAGGTCTAGCGTTGGTGCGCTGGCAGGGAACATACAAAGGCATTGATGCCACTTGGTTACGCTGGGCAACTTTGGATGGACAATTGCTGCCAAATGCCGAGGAAATAGCCGACTCAGAACATCAACGTGCCGAACAAGAACATCAACGTGCCGAACAAGAACATCAACGTGCCGAACAAGAACACCAACGTGCCGAACAAGCCCAATCGCAAATCAGGCAAATAGCTGTGAATTTGTTGCAGCAAAAAATGGGGATAGAACAGGTAGCCCAGTTAACGGGTTTGTCAGAATCTGAGATAGAACAACTTGGATGA
- a CDS encoding transporter suffix domain-containing protein: MQKLGLILIVLSFLPWVAIPLVVPFLPLSVAQKAACVPVLLVVAEILFWLGVLLLGKEVAQRYRQYFSLGFLKKQVRKFRRRR, translated from the coding sequence ATGCAGAAACTGGGTTTAATTTTAATTGTCCTATCGTTTTTGCCGTGGGTCGCAATTCCTTTGGTTGTGCCATTTTTACCGCTTTCAGTTGCCCAAAAAGCGGCTTGTGTTCCTGTGTTGCTGGTTGTTGCAGAAATTTTGTTTTGGTTGGGTGTGCTGTTGCTGGGTAAAGAAGTCGCACAACGCTATCGGCAATACTTCAGTTTGGGCTTTTTGAAGAAGCAGGTAAGAAAATTTAGGCGTAGAAGGTAA
- a CDS encoding rhomboid family intramembrane serine protease produces the protein MIPISDNIYTRRKPIVNYWLIGINIALFLWELKLELTGELSYFISNLGVIPAQISEAATQALNGNPAAWIVVVLRSTSLLLSMFVHGSFSQILGNLLFLWVFGKTVENIFGARRYLGFYLACGILTGLIQIIAQPSLSVSLIGANGAIASVLGAYLVKFPKAKIDSVLPLLIVYIPVQIPAIFYLFWWFAQQLFYGIGSLNIPTSINQPSIAYWMHGVGFLVGAAYMRILQRR, from the coding sequence ATGATTCCTATTAGTGATAACATTTATACGCGCAGAAAGCCGATTGTTAATTACTGGCTAATTGGCATTAATATCGCTCTATTCTTATGGGAATTAAAATTAGAACTGACTGGGGAATTGAGCTACTTTATCAGCAATTTAGGCGTGATTCCGGCACAAATTAGTGAGGCGGCTACGCAAGCGTTAAATGGCAATCCAGCAGCTTGGATAGTAGTAGTGCTGCGTTCAACTTCACTGCTACTAAGTATGTTTGTACACGGCAGTTTTAGTCAAATATTAGGCAATTTACTATTTTTGTGGGTTTTTGGGAAGACTGTAGAAAACATTTTCGGGGCTAGACGTTATTTAGGATTTTACTTGGCTTGTGGGATATTGACTGGGCTGATACAAATTATCGCCCAACCGAGTTTGAGCGTATCATTGATTGGGGCGAATGGTGCGATCGCATCCGTTTTAGGTGCATATCTAGTAAAATTTCCCAAAGCGAAAATCGACTCAGTTTTGCCCCTGCTGATTGTCTATATCCCCGTTCAAATACCAGCAATTTTCTATCTATTTTGGTGGTTTGCCCAACAACTTTTTTACGGCATCGGTAGTTTAAACATTCCCACTAGCATTAATCAGCCTAGCATTGCCTACTGGATGCATGGCGTAGGATTCTTGGTAGGTGCAGCTTATATGCGAATACTACAACGACGTTAA
- a CDS encoding DUF4114 domain-containing protein: protein MSDKNTNDLSIETSINYLSSKDSNGLSNIFAINGSSSSNIQFSLSERKAAFINEIGVFVVSDDKGTVNGVAPGTQGYMQAAFTQSRVIFSSLSEKASAGINFVRQLSFKAGERLGFYMVANNTTSSVDTTSGKTSDNVFFSLSGCNSDQFDHVRVKDKGKSTFDLAWEDLKGGGDKDFNDLVLKMEIVKTPPALGIGLQGQKEGEVLDFRSVKGQISANFTLNSDSSNRNHVGFYRINDAQGTVTDPLTGKTIKPDEVGYAQAAIRQSIVTFNQSSTSSTSIEGGGLFATYIIANGTSEQFLSLNQSNQEGSGPVAYFTFHKANPDKVQHIRQCGDNTFGFEQPSIKGKREYSYTVFKVDLSVKAEIDIDKGSGDTNSQVGTLAFAAANYSDFEGNSGTVDKVVAKIQRTGSTKGATSVQVQLDDGSTATPNDYTNNLPLTINFADGETTKDVVIPLTGDTTDEMDETIKLKLFDATGGASLGSQQTATYTIINDDALVSIAASGIKATETGTTGTFTISRSTLDTSAELMVNLGIDDSSTVTSNAGGAFAVDYSLSGGGVSGTGKTRSVIIPVGMSKVDITLTALDDTHAEASEILKLNLADGNYKVDTTKNNATVTIAANDTEVINTSDATGTDYTKLEGSLRQALINANAFAGLDNITFNIPTNDSGYTAATGMYTITLASALDNISDDVNITGLGANKLTVSGNDAVRVFSINSGKTVNIDGLTIANGKANQGGGIYNGGTLTLTNSTLAGNSASAGGGGIFNNNGILTLTNSTLAGNSASGGGGGIYNDDGTLKLTNSTLAGNSTNSGGGGGIFNNGTSTVSNSTLADNSASVNYYGGGICNYYGTLTVSNSTLARNSANSGGGGIYNNGGTSTVSNSTLAGNSANSGGGGGIYNLSGTSTVSNSTLADNSAANFGGGGIYNNPSGTVKAKNSIIAKNTASSSNPDFYGTLTSQGYNLIGTTTTGTTSTDIINVNPLLGSLQDNGGATYTMALLPGSVAINAGDPNFTSPPTTDQRGTERIKKGRIDIGAYEYDFTSAN from the coding sequence ATGAGCGACAAAAACACCAACGACCTCTCAATCGAAACCAGCATCAACTACTTGAGTTCCAAAGATAGCAACGGTTTGAGTAATATTTTTGCTATTAACGGTAGTAGTAGCAGCAATATCCAGTTCAGCTTAAGCGAGAGAAAAGCCGCATTTATCAATGAAATCGGGGTGTTTGTTGTCTCTGACGACAAAGGCACAGTCAACGGTGTCGCTCCAGGTACCCAAGGATACATGCAAGCCGCTTTTACTCAATCGCGAGTAATTTTCTCCTCCTTATCAGAAAAAGCATCAGCCGGGATTAACTTTGTTCGTCAATTAAGCTTTAAAGCTGGGGAACGCTTAGGTTTTTACATGGTAGCAAACAATACTACCAGTAGTGTAGATACGACATCTGGCAAAACCTCAGATAATGTATTCTTTTCCCTCAGCGGTTGCAACAGTGATCAATTTGACCATGTGCGGGTGAAAGATAAAGGCAAAAGCACCTTCGATTTAGCTTGGGAAGATTTGAAAGGAGGAGGTGACAAAGACTTCAACGATTTAGTGTTGAAAATGGAGATAGTTAAAACTCCCCCAGCACTAGGGATAGGATTGCAAGGACAAAAAGAAGGGGAAGTCCTTGATTTTCGCAGTGTCAAAGGTCAGATTTCCGCTAACTTTACACTCAACAGCGATTCTTCTAATCGCAATCATGTGGGATTTTATCGAATCAACGATGCTCAAGGTACAGTTACCGACCCTTTAACAGGCAAAACAATTAAACCAGATGAAGTGGGTTATGCTCAAGCAGCTATCAGGCAAAGTATAGTCACCTTTAACCAAAGCAGTACATCTTCAACTTCTATTGAAGGTGGGGGACTATTCGCAACTTATATTATTGCTAATGGCACAAGTGAACAATTTCTCAGTCTCAATCAAAGCAATCAAGAGGGTTCTGGACCTGTTGCCTATTTTACTTTCCACAAAGCTAACCCTGATAAAGTTCAGCACATTCGTCAGTGCGGAGATAACACGTTTGGTTTTGAGCAGCCTTCAATTAAAGGTAAGCGTGAGTATAGCTATACGGTTTTCAAGGTTGATTTGAGTGTGAAAGCCGAAATTGATATTGATAAGGGCAGTGGTGATACAAACTCACAAGTCGGTACTTTAGCATTTGCTGCTGCTAATTACAGCGATTTTGAAGGTAATAGCGGCACGGTAGATAAAGTTGTTGCCAAAATTCAACGCACGGGTAGTACAAAAGGAGCCACAAGTGTACAAGTGCAGTTGGATGATGGTAGCACAGCTACACCGAATGACTACACTAACAACTTGCCCCTGACGATTAACTTTGCAGATGGGGAAACTACTAAAGATGTGGTGATTCCCCTGACGGGGGATACGACGGATGAGATGGATGAAACCATCAAGCTGAAGTTATTTGATGCCACGGGTGGGGCAAGTTTGGGAAGTCAGCAAACTGCGACTTATACAATTATTAATGATGATGCACTTGTCAGTATTGCCGCTTCTGGCATCAAAGCCACGGAAACTGGTACAACAGGGACTTTCACAATTAGTCGTAGCACGCTTGATACTTCTGCTGAATTGATGGTGAATCTGGGTATTGATGACAGCAGCACTGTTACAAGCAATGCGGGTGGAGCTTTTGCGGTTGACTATAGCTTGAGTGGTGGTGGTGTTTCTGGCACTGGTAAGACTAGGAGTGTGATTATTCCTGTGGGAATGTCCAAAGTCGATATTACTCTCACGGCACTCGATGACACCCATGCTGAGGCTTCGGAGATATTAAAACTTAATCTGGCAGATGGGAATTACAAAGTTGATACTACTAAGAATAATGCCACAGTCACAATTGCTGCTAATGACACAGAAGTAATTAACACCAGCGATGCGACTGGGACTGACTATACCAAGCTGGAAGGTTCCTTGCGGCAAGCGTTGATTAATGCTAATGCTTTTGCAGGGCTTGATAATATCACCTTCAACATCCCCACTAATGACAGTGGTTACACCGCAGCTACAGGGATGTACACAATTACTTTGGCTTCAGCGCTAGATAACATTAGCGATGATGTCAATATTACTGGTTTGGGTGCTAACAAACTGACTGTCAGTGGCAATGATGCTGTGCGTGTCTTTAGTATTAACAGCGGCAAGACTGTGAATATTGATGGTTTAACGATCGCAAACGGTAAAGCAAATCAAGGCGGGGGTATTTATAACGGTGGCACGTTGACGCTAACCAACAGCACCCTTGCTGGCAACTCGGCATCCGCTGGCGGCGGGGGTATCTTTAACAACAATGGCATCTTGACGCTAACCAACAGTACCCTTGCTGGCAACTCGGCATCTGGTGGTGGGGGCGGGATCTATAACGACGATGGCACATTGAAGCTAACCAATAGTACCCTTGCTGGCAACTCGACAAACTCCGGTGGCGGCGGCGGTATCTTTAACAATGGCACCTCGACGGTGAGCAATAGCACCCTTGCTGACAACTCGGCATCGGTAAACTACTATGGCGGCGGTATCTGTAACTATTACGGCACATTGACGGTGAGCAACAGTACCCTTGCTCGCAACTCGGCAAACTCCGGTGGTGGCGGTATCTATAACAATGGCGGCACATCGACGGTGAGCAACAGCACCCTTGCTGGCAACTCGGCAAACTCCGGTGGTGGTGGCGGTATCTATAACTTATCAGGCACATCGACGGTAAGCAACAGCACCCTTGCTGACAACTCTGCGGCAAACTTCGGTGGCGGCGGTATATATAATAACCCTAGTGGTACTGTGAAAGCTAAAAACAGCATCATCGCCAAAAATACTGCATCTTCTTCTAATCCAGATTTCTATGGCACGTTGACTTCACAGGGCTACAACTTAATAGGCACTACCACTACTGGCACTACTAGTACTGATATTATCAATGTTAACCCCCTACTCGGTTCTTTACAAGATAACGGCGGTGCGACCTACACTATGGCGCTGCTTCCTGGTAGTGTAGCGATTAATGCAGGCGATCCTAATTTTACTTCCCCACCAACCACAGACCAACGCGGCACGGAGCGCATCAAAAAGGGCAGAATTGACATTGGCGCTTATGAGTATGACTTCACTTCGGCAAATTAG